Proteins encoded in a region of the Neoarius graeffei isolate fNeoGra1 chromosome 3, fNeoGra1.pri, whole genome shotgun sequence genome:
- the crip2l gene encoding cysteine-rich protein 2-like, with amino-acid sequence MASKCPRCEKTVYFAEKVSSLGNDWHKFCLKCERCNKTLNPGGHAEHDGKPYCHKPCYATLYGPKGVNIGGAGSYVYETPVTETQTTTTTPARAEERKTTAPPRGPVKAASFSSFSGQPNICPRCNKTVYFAEKVMSLGKDWHRPCLRCERCSKTLAPGGHAEHDGQPYCHKPCYAVLFGPKGVNTGGMGSYIYEEPNTEPQP; translated from the exons CAGAGAAAGTGAGCTCTCTGGGAAATGACTGGCACAAATTCTGTCTGAAGTGTGAACGCTGCAATAAAACACTGAATCCTGGAGGACACGCTGAg CATGATGGGAAACCGTACTGCCATAAACCCTGCTACGCTACACTGTACGGACCTAAAG gtgtgaatATCGGTGGTGCTGGATCGTACGTGTATGAAACACCAGTGACTGAGACGcagaccaccaccaccacaccagcCAGAGCTGAGGAGAGGAAAACTACAGCGCCACCTAGAGGACCAGTGAAGG CTGCCAGTTTCTCGTCATTCTCTGGGCAGCCGAATATCTGTCCTCGCTGCAACAAAACCGTCTACTTCG cggagAAGGTGATGTCCCTGGGTAAGGACTGGCACAGGCCATGTCTGCGCTGTGAGAGGTGCAGTAAGACGCTCGCTCCCGGTGGCCACGCTGAG CACGATGGCCAGCCGTACTGCCATAAACCCTGCTACGCTGTCCTGTTCGGACCTAAAG gtgtgaacACTGGAGGGATGGGCAGCTACATCTATGAAGAGCCAAACACTGAGCCTCAGccatga